In a genomic window of Alphaproteobacteria bacterium:
- a CDS encoding RluA family pseudouridine synthase: MSEGVIISEDDDGQRLDRWLKKHYPDFAFGQLQKILRTGQLRVDGKRAKGETRLVKGQTIRIPPQLLAPAPERKKGLSPRDIDFIKSLVIYKDQHVMALNKPSGLAVQGGSKIERHVDGLLDGLKDSEDAPRPRLVHRLDRDTSGVLLLARTTLAAQMLGDQFKGRDIRKYYWAVTSPAPAQHQGKITVPLAKRDAGGGERVMAADEEDGKSALTYYQVMETVGDKLAWVAFWPRTGRTHQIRVHALEIGCPLLGDYKYEEQQAFLAENPNLPRTLHLHARRIILPHPVTGKTLDITAPLDPEMKKTFKYFGFNADDKSDPFDILD, encoded by the coding sequence ATGAGCGAAGGCGTTATCATTTCCGAGGACGATGACGGCCAGCGCCTCGACCGCTGGCTGAAAAAGCATTACCCCGATTTCGCCTTCGGCCAGCTGCAGAAAATCCTGCGCACCGGCCAGCTGCGCGTCGATGGCAAGCGCGCCAAGGGCGAAACGCGCCTTGTGAAGGGGCAGACCATCCGCATCCCGCCGCAGCTGCTGGCACCCGCGCCGGAGCGCAAGAAAGGCCTGTCGCCGCGCGATATCGATTTCATCAAATCGCTGGTCATTTACAAAGACCAGCATGTGATGGCGCTGAACAAACCGTCCGGCCTCGCGGTGCAGGGAGGCTCAAAGATCGAACGCCATGTCGATGGCCTGCTGGACGGGTTGAAGGACAGCGAAGACGCGCCGCGCCCGCGCCTTGTCCACCGCCTTGACCGCGACACATCGGGCGTGCTGCTGCTGGCGCGCACGACGCTGGCGGCGCAGATGCTGGGCGACCAGTTCAAGGGACGCGACATCCGCAAATATTACTGGGCCGTCACATCGCCGGCGCCCGCACAGCATCAGGGCAAGATTACCGTTCCGCTGGCAAAACGCGACGCCGGCGGCGGCGAACGCGTGATGGCGGCGGACGAGGAAGACGGAAAATCCGCGCTCACCTATTACCAGGTCATGGAAACGGTCGGCGACAAGCTTGCCTGGGTCGCTTTCTGGCCGCGCACGGGCCGCACGCACCAGATCCGCGTCCACGCGCTTGAAATCGGCTGCCCGCTGCTGGGCGATTATAAATACGAGGAACAGCAGGCGTTTCTGGCAGAAAACCCCAACCTGCCGCGCACGCTGCACCTGCATGCGCGCCGCATTATCCTGCCCCATCCGGTGACCGGCAAAACGCTCGACATCACCGCGCCCCTCGATCCCGAAATGAAGAAGACGTTCAAATATTTCGGCTTCAACGCCGACGATAAATCCGATCCTTTCGACATACTGGATTAA
- a CDS encoding replication-associated recombination protein A, which translates to MSNLFDIPYEKEAGKEAPRPLADLLRPQNLSEVMGQDHLLKDDGPLARMVEQGRITSLIFWGPPGCGKTTLARLLAHHTELHFEAISAVFTGVADLRKVFESALHRRRLGRGTLLFVDEIHRFNKSQQDAFLPYVEDGTITLVGATTENPSFELNGALLSRSQVLVLKRLDETALEQLLQRAEHTMQRPLPLMPEARTALIHMADGDGRYLLNLAEQIFNLHKKGMLDVDGLAKIVQKRAPLYDKAQESHYNLISALHKSVRGSDADAALYWFCRMLEGGEDPRYIARRMVRMATEDIGLAEPQALPMTLAASETYERLGSPEGELALAQALIFLATAPKSNAAYMAYNNARALAKETGSLMPPKHILNAPTKLMKNIGYGAGYDYDHNTPEGFSGQNYFPDGIPREQFYQPVERGFERDLKKRLEYWQKLRDEKGGKE; encoded by the coding sequence ATGAGCAACCTGTTCGACATCCCTTACGAGAAAGAAGCCGGAAAGGAAGCGCCGCGCCCCTTGGCCGACCTCCTGCGTCCGCAAAATCTTTCCGAAGTGATGGGGCAGGATCATTTGCTGAAGGATGATGGCCCGCTCGCCCGCATGGTGGAGCAGGGGCGCATCACATCCCTCATCTTCTGGGGGCCGCCCGGCTGCGGCAAAACCACGCTCGCCCGCCTGCTGGCGCATCATACCGAACTGCATTTCGAGGCGATTTCCGCCGTCTTCACCGGCGTTGCGGATCTGCGCAAAGTATTCGAATCCGCGCTGCACCGCCGCCGCCTTGGCCGTGGCACGCTGCTGTTTGTGGACGAGATTCACCGTTTCAACAAATCGCAGCAGGACGCATTCCTGCCCTATGTCGAAGACGGCACGATCACGCTTGTCGGGGCGACCACCGAAAACCCGTCGTTTGAACTTAACGGCGCATTGCTCTCGCGCTCTCAAGTATTGGTGCTGAAGCGCCTTGATGAAACCGCGCTCGAACAGCTCCTGCAGCGCGCCGAACATACCATGCAGCGCCCGCTGCCCCTGATGCCCGAAGCGCGCACCGCGCTCATTCACATGGCGGATGGAGACGGCCGCTATCTCCTCAACCTCGCCGAGCAGATTTTCAACCTGCACAAAAAAGGCATGCTGGATGTGGACGGTCTTGCGAAAATCGTCCAGAAACGCGCGCCCCTGTACGACAAGGCGCAGGAAAGCCATTACAACCTCATCTCCGCTCTGCACAAATCCGTGCGCGGGTCGGATGCCGATGCCGCGCTGTACTGGTTCTGCCGCATGCTGGAAGGCGGCGAAGACCCGCGTTATATCGCCCGCCGCATGGTGCGCATGGCAACCGAAGATATTGGCCTTGCCGAACCGCAGGCGCTGCCCATGACGCTCGCCGCATCCGAAACCTATGAACGCCTTGGTTCGCCCGAAGGCGAATTGGCGCTCGCGCAGGCGCTCATCTTCCTTGCGACCGCGCCCAAATCGAACGCCGCCTATATGGCCTATAACAACGCACGCGCACTGGCCAAGGAAACCGGATCGCTGATGCCGCCCAAACACATCCTGAATGCCCCCACCAAGCTGATGAAGAATATCGGCTACGGCGCGGGCTATGATTACGACCACAACACGCCCGAAGGCTTCAGCGGCCAGAATTACTTCCCCGACGGCATCCCGCGCGAACAGTTCTACCAGCCGGTTGAACGCGGGTTTGAACGCGACCTGAAAAAACGCCTCGAATACTGGCAAAAACTGCGCGACGAGAAAGGCGGCAAGGAATGA
- a CDS encoding Do family serine endopeptidase — protein MADVPQSVQQMQLSFAPIVKRSSPAVVNIYTKRVVKERAMFSPFMNDPFFGQLGLGLMGPMRDRVESALGSGVIVDASGQVATNTHVINGASEISVVTADGREFEAEVALNDEKTDLAILRIKPRGAPLPALPLGDSDAVEVGDLVLAIGNPFGVGQTVTSGIISAVARTGMGKTDYGYYIQTDAAINPGNSGGALVDMQGRLIGINSMIFSRSGGSLGIGFAIPASMVKSVMYAASHGGKIVRAWSGLQAQPMLPDMTEHLGLPTAGGALIKSVNPIGPASRAGIKTGDVITAIDGRTIQDPEALRFRLATVAIGTPVKISLWRDGKMTDVTMKTEAPPEKPAADTSTLQGRNPLSGATVANISPAIVEEIGDLTQDMGVVIMKAESGNAKQLGLTRGDVILSVNGDTIGNVQDLKDVLKTAQTQRWMIQILRGDKVSNLMITL, from the coding sequence ATGGCCGATGTGCCGCAATCCGTACAGCAGATGCAGCTTAGCTTCGCCCCCATCGTGAAGCGCAGCAGCCCCGCAGTCGTGAACATCTATACCAAGCGCGTGGTCAAGGAACGCGCCATGTTCAGCCCCTTCATGAACGACCCGTTCTTCGGCCAGCTGGGGCTTGGCCTGATGGGGCCCATGCGCGACCGCGTGGAAAGTGCTCTGGGTTCCGGCGTGATCGTCGATGCGTCGGGGCAGGTGGCCACCAATACCCATGTCATCAACGGCGCGTCCGAAATCAGCGTCGTCACCGCCGACGGCCGCGAATTCGAGGCCGAAGTCGCGCTGAACGACGAAAAGACCGACCTTGCCATCCTGCGCATCAAGCCGCGCGGCGCGCCGCTGCCCGCGTTGCCCCTTGGCGACAGCGACGCGGTCGAGGTGGGCGATCTGGTGCTGGCCATCGGCAACCCCTTTGGCGTGGGGCAGACGGTCACCAGCGGCATCATTTCCGCCGTCGCCCGCACCGGCATGGGCAAGACCGATTACGGCTATTACATCCAGACCGACGCCGCCATCAACCCCGGCAATTCCGGCGGCGCATTGGTCGATATGCAGGGCCGCCTGATCGGCATCAACAGCATGATCTTCTCCCGCTCCGGCGGGTCATTGGGCATCGGCTTCGCCATTCCCGCCAGTATGGTGAAAAGCGTGATGTACGCCGCCAGCCACGGAGGCAAGATCGTGCGCGCATGGTCGGGCTTGCAGGCACAACCCATGCTGCCCGATATGACCGAACATCTGGGCCTGCCCACCGCCGGCGGCGCGCTGATCAAAAGCGTGAACCCCATCGGCCCCGCATCCCGCGCGGGTATCAAGACGGGTGACGTGATCACCGCTATCGACGGCCGCACCATTCAGGATCCCGAAGCGCTGCGCTTCCGCCTTGCGACCGTCGCCATCGGCACGCCTGTAAAAATCTCGCTGTGGCGTGACGGTAAAATGACCGATGTGACGATGAAGACCGAAGCGCCGCCGGAAAAACCCGCCGCCGATACCAGCACGCTTCAGGGGCGCAACCCGCTGTCGGGCGCGACCGTCGCCAATATCTCCCCCGCCATCGTCGAGGAAATCGGCGACCTGACGCAGGATATGGGCGTCGTCATCATGAAGGCCGAAAGCGGCAACGCAAAGCAACTGGGCCTGACGCGCGGCGACGTTATCCTGTCCGTCAACGGCGATACCATCGGCAATGTGCAGGACCTGAAAGACGTATTAAAAACCGCGCAGACACAACGCTGGATGATCCAGATCCTGCGCGGCGACAAGGTCTCCAACCTGATGATCACGCTGTAA
- a CDS encoding ATPase, with protein MKRFYKTAEAGTAPGGYVIRLDGKTVKSVMQHSLIFASKELADAIAAEWQAQTGDIVPGSMPLMQLANTMTDKSSGPDRQAMNVELLKYGASDLICYFAATPADLIARQEQLWLPLLKWLADTHGIVLERVDGIRYHNQPPESLERLNALLIAMPPAEFTVAQVTTALTGSVVIALAVADGYLDAESAHAAACVDEIYQLEKWGEDMVARKRLDNIRFELNAIEKFRDLIKSSS; from the coding sequence ATGAAGCGTTTTTATAAAACCGCCGAAGCCGGCACCGCCCCCGGCGGCTACGTCATCCGTCTCGACGGCAAGACCGTCAAATCGGTCATGCAGCACAGCCTGATCTTTGCCAGCAAGGAACTTGCCGATGCGATTGCCGCCGAATGGCAGGCGCAAACCGGCGATATCGTGCCGGGTTCCATGCCGCTGATGCAGCTGGCCAATACCATGACCGACAAATCATCCGGCCCCGACCGGCAGGCGATGAATGTCGAACTTTTGAAATACGGCGCGTCCGACCTGATCTGCTATTTCGCCGCCACCCCCGCCGACCTGATTGCGCGGCAGGAACAGCTTTGGCTGCCGCTGCTCAAATGGCTCGCGGATACGCATGGCATCGTGCTGGAACGCGTCGACGGCATCCGGTATCACAACCAGCCGCCGGAATCGCTGGAACGCCTGAATGCGCTGCTGATCGCCATGCCGCCCGCCGAATTCACGGTGGCGCAGGTGACGACCGCGCTGACGGGATCGGTCGTGATCGCGCTCGCCGTCGCCGACGGGTATCTGGATGCTGAATCCGCCCATGCGGCCGCCTGCGTCGATGAAATCTACCAGCTGGAAAAATGGGGCGAGGATATGGTCGCCCGCAAACGGCTCGACAATATCCGCTTTGAACTGAACGCGATCGAAAAATTCCGCGACCTGATTAAATCCAGCTCATGA
- the crcB gene encoding fluoride efflux transporter CrcB: MNVLIAIFLGGGFGAVMRHYSILAARGLFGDAFPYGTLFVNVLGSLVIGIIMETAAQKSNIPAPVQALLVTGFLGGFTTFSAFSFDVYKLANTGQAVQAAAYVAASVFLSLLAVFAGAYLVKGLSA; the protein is encoded by the coding sequence ATGAATGTGCTGATCGCAATATTCCTCGGCGGCGGTTTCGGCGCGGTCATGCGCCATTACAGCATCCTTGCCGCACGCGGGCTGTTCGGCGATGCGTTTCCTTATGGCACGCTGTTCGTGAACGTACTGGGCAGCCTTGTCATCGGCATCATCATGGAAACGGCGGCGCAGAAATCGAATATTCCGGCGCCTGTGCAGGCCTTGCTGGTGACCGGTTTCCTTGGCGGTTTCACCACCTTTTCCGCCTTTTCATTCGATGTCTATAAGCTTGCCAATACCGGGCAGGCGGTTCAGGCGGCGGCCTATGTCGCGGCCTCCGTGTTTCTGTCGCTGCTGGCGGTGTTTGCCGGCGCGTATCTGGTCAAAGGATTGTCAGCATGA
- the mutL gene encoding DNA mismatch repair endonuclease MutL → MHIRQLPETLINQIAAGEVIERPAAAVKELVENAIDAGSSRIEVVIRDGGASLISINDDGIGMTADDLTLAVERHATSKLPDEDLVNIASLGFRGEALPSIGAVSRLTITSRKKDAEGFSITVDGGKKSKPAPAAHGKGTKVEVRDLFYATPARLKFLKSPRTETQAVRDVVERLAMAYPDIHFKFTSDDKETLDLPASQGDLYERRLGRLRQIMGREFAENALRLDAERDGIKLTGYASLPTLNRGTNQFQQFFVNGRPVRDKQLIGAIRGAYMDFLAYDRHPMLCLFLDLPPADVDVNVHPAKSEVRFRDSALVRGLIVGGLKHAITAAGHRASTTVAGETLAAFTAPQFPAAQNGWDGEYRQPAPSYAGAKGMAGAPYTGAAFATSGNLALQTAPASRAHEDVHAIDVPAEYPLGAACAQLHETYIVAQTADGLVLVDQHAAHERLVYEDMKKALNSGGIARQPLLLPEIVEMDQPSAERLLARKSELEELGLVIDTFGPGAVVVQETPALLGNINIRQMVLDLADDVANYGQTMGLKEKLEEVCSTMACHGSVRAGRRLTPTEMNALLRQMERTPHSGQCNHGRPTYVELKLADIEKLFGRR, encoded by the coding sequence ATGCATATCCGCCAGCTGCCAGAAACGCTTATCAACCAGATCGCCGCCGGCGAGGTTATCGAACGCCCCGCCGCCGCCGTGAAGGAACTTGTCGAAAACGCGATCGATGCCGGTTCCTCGCGCATCGAGGTTGTGATCCGCGACGGCGGCGCGTCGCTGATTTCCATTAACGACGATGGCATCGGCATGACGGCGGATGATTTGACGCTCGCGGTGGAACGCCACGCGACATCGAAACTGCCCGACGAAGACCTTGTGAACATTGCATCATTAGGTTTTCGCGGCGAAGCGCTGCCCTCCATCGGCGCGGTCAGCCGATTGACCATCACCAGCCGCAAAAAAGACGCGGAGGGTTTTTCTATCACCGTCGATGGCGGCAAGAAATCGAAACCCGCCCCCGCCGCGCATGGCAAGGGCACGAAGGTGGAGGTGCGGGATTTATTCTACGCGACCCCTGCCCGCCTGAAGTTCCTGAAAAGCCCGCGCACCGAAACGCAGGCCGTGCGCGATGTGGTGGAACGGCTCGCGATGGCCTATCCCGATATCCATTTCAAATTTACGTCGGATGACAAGGAAACGCTCGACCTGCCGGCATCACAGGGCGATTTGTACGAACGCCGTTTGGGGCGTTTGCGCCAGATCATGGGGCGTGAATTCGCGGAAAACGCGCTGCGGCTGGATGCGGAACGCGACGGCATAAAACTGACCGGCTATGCCAGCCTGCCGACGCTGAACCGCGGCACCAACCAGTTCCAGCAGTTTTTCGTCAACGGCCGCCCCGTGCGCGATAAACAACTGATCGGCGCGATCCGGGGCGCATACATGGATTTTCTGGCCTATGACCGCCACCCGATGCTGTGCCTGTTCCTCGACCTGCCGCCGGCGGATGTCGATGTGAACGTGCATCCGGCAAAATCGGAAGTGCGTTTCCGCGATTCCGCATTGGTGCGCGGGCTCATTGTCGGCGGCCTGAAACACGCCATCACCGCCGCCGGCCACCGCGCGTCGACCACCGTCGCGGGCGAGACGCTGGCGGCCTTCACCGCCCCGCAATTCCCCGCCGCGCAAAACGGCTGGGACGGCGAATACCGCCAGCCCGCGCCCAGCTATGCGGGCGCGAAAGGCATGGCGGGCGCGCCCTATACCGGCGCGGCTTTTGCGACATCGGGCAATCTTGCCTTACAAACCGCGCCGGCATCGCGCGCGCATGAAGATGTCCATGCGATTGATGTGCCTGCCGAATACCCGCTGGGCGCCGCCTGCGCGCAGCTGCATGAAACATACATCGTCGCGCAAACCGCCGACGGATTGGTGCTGGTCGATCAGCATGCGGCGCATGAGCGGCTGGTGTATGAAGACATGAAAAAGGCGCTGAATAGCGGCGGCATCGCGCGCCAGCCGCTGTTGCTGCCCGAAATCGTGGAAATGGACCAACCCTCCGCCGAACGCCTGCTGGCGCGGAAATCCGAGCTGGAGGAACTGGGGCTGGTGATCGACACATTCGGCCCCGGCGCGGTCGTGGTGCAGGAAACGCCTGCGCTGCTGGGGAATATCAATATCCGTCAGATGGTGCTGGACCTGGCCGATGACGTCGCCAATTACGGGCAGACGATGGGGCTGAAGGAAAAGCTGGAGGAAGTCTGCTCCACCATGGCCTGCCACGGCTCGGTGCGCGCAGGCCGCCGCCTGACCCCCACTGAAATGAACGCGTTACTGCGCCAGATGGAACGCACGCCGCATTCCGGCCAATGCAACCACGGCCGCCCGACCTATGTTGAACTGAAACTCGCCGATATCGAAAAACTTTTTGGACGCAGATAA